A region of Pirellulales bacterium DNA encodes the following proteins:
- the xrtE gene encoding exosortase E/protease, VPEID-CTERM system, with protein sequence MDELVPSEVSKSAGSEAAQRLSFVWWGVLAGLLGTEALLLTYCFDTPSVAHETAWVAWTFFAAPKVFQIGLLGTLASILLGSRELWAVISRDALFGLDEKRSPRAFSRWGVFLPLHFVALALFAGFSVVLFEGDLERRLSYPGIWVGAWVLAGLTTAVFWGLACLSLPTWLGLVSNCWRQLLLGFVIGAIGWSVGRVATLNWELLSQSTFYLVDALLRLFFDNPVCDPTRLEIGTREFQVRIGVTCSGIQGLGLMAVFLTVYLWLFRRRLRFPAALLLVPLGMMGMLLLNSVRIALLIAIGHWGWPEVAVGGFHSQAGVLTFVALALAITAVAEWCPWLNATPAARTSREPDVAIAYVSPFLALLAASMVGAAFSSGFDWLYPLRIVIVAAVVWCCRKSYRELSGRCSWTAPALGAATFVIWVFLARSDSVSDDGWPVALSAAPAGWASAWLAFRVTGHVITVPLAEELAFRGFLIRQLTRRDFLAVAPDRFSWPAFVASSALFGALHGQSWLAGTLAGMLFALAQRHRGQIIDAVVAHATANGLLAGYVLVTGHWSLWS encoded by the coding sequence TTGGACGAATTAGTGCCCTCGGAAGTATCCAAATCTGCCGGGTCCGAGGCCGCGCAAAGACTCAGCTTTGTGTGGTGGGGAGTCCTAGCTGGCTTGCTAGGTACAGAAGCTCTGCTCCTCACGTATTGTTTTGACACGCCTTCCGTCGCGCACGAAACCGCCTGGGTGGCGTGGACTTTCTTTGCTGCGCCTAAGGTTTTTCAGATCGGGCTGCTCGGCACGTTAGCGTCGATCCTGCTGGGAAGCAGAGAGCTCTGGGCAGTAATAAGTCGCGACGCGCTCTTTGGCTTGGATGAGAAGCGCTCGCCCCGAGCATTCTCCCGCTGGGGTGTGTTCCTGCCCTTGCACTTCGTGGCCCTGGCGCTGTTTGCCGGGTTCTCCGTCGTGCTGTTCGAGGGAGATCTCGAGCGCCGCTTGTCTTACCCTGGCATTTGGGTTGGTGCGTGGGTTTTGGCTGGGTTGACTACAGCCGTTTTTTGGGGGTTGGCGTGCCTGTCTTTACCGACCTGGCTGGGATTGGTGAGTAATTGCTGGAGGCAATTGTTATTGGGCTTCGTAATCGGCGCCATCGGCTGGTCCGTCGGCCGCGTGGCCACGCTCAATTGGGAACTGCTCAGCCAATCCACGTTCTACCTTGTCGACGCTCTGCTTCGATTGTTCTTTGACAATCCCGTCTGCGATCCCACCCGCCTCGAGATCGGCACGCGAGAATTCCAAGTTCGCATTGGCGTTACTTGCAGTGGGATTCAAGGATTGGGGCTGATGGCGGTTTTTCTAACCGTTTATCTCTGGCTGTTTCGGAGGCGCCTGCGCTTCCCGGCGGCTCTGTTATTGGTGCCGCTGGGAATGATGGGCATGTTGCTGTTGAACTCCGTGCGCATTGCACTCTTGATCGCTATTGGACATTGGGGCTGGCCCGAGGTCGCCGTAGGAGGTTTCCACTCCCAAGCAGGGGTGCTCACGTTTGTCGCCTTGGCTCTGGCGATTACGGCCGTGGCCGAGTGGTGCCCGTGGCTCAACGCGACACCAGCAGCGCGAACGTCCCGTGAGCCCGACGTTGCAATTGCCTATGTCAGTCCGTTTTTGGCGCTCCTCGCCGCCTCCATGGTCGGCGCGGCCTTTTCCAGCGGTTTCGACTGGCTGTACCCCTTGCGGATTGTGATCGTTGCCGCGGTCGTTTGGTGTTGCCGTAAGTCGTATCGCGAGCTCTCCGGGCGATGCTCGTGGACTGCGCCGGCACTGGGCGCGGCGACATTTGTCATTTGGGTTTTCCTAGCTCGTTCCGATTCGGTTTCCGACGACGGTTGGCCCGTGGCGCTTTCTGCTGCGCCAGCGGGATGGGCGTCCGCCTGGCTTGCCTTTAGAGTGACAGGTCACGTGATCACGGTGCCTCTGGCAGAGGAGTTGGCCTTCCGTGGATTTCTGATCCGGCAACTCACTCGGCGCGATTTCCTCGCGGTCGCTCCGGATCGATTCTCGTGGCCGGCATTCGTAGCGTCCTCTGCACTGTTTGGTGCATTACACGGCCAATCGTGGCTCGCCGGCACCTTGGCCGGCATGCTGTTCGCCTTGGCACAACGGCATCGCGGCCAGATCATCGACGCGGTTGTTGCTCACGCGACGGCGAATGGCCTGCTCGCAGGATACGTCCTTGTAACCGGACATTGGTCGCTTTGGTCATGA